In the genome of [Mycoplasma] phocae, one region contains:
- a CDS encoding transcription antitermination factor NusB has translation MKSEDNNEKNINYDKVNFLLKNYERRVKIITYIYQFELFNKKISCEEIFKNNDLDKWEVATLELIEQKYDTFIKIANKFIDKNWEWQRILPLTRAIIIFGEYELLSKDSKIVINEMVNIAKIFIPNDDYKFINKILDLISKQVFNK, from the coding sequence ATGAAAAGTGAAGACAACAACGAAAAAAATATTAATTATGATAAAGTCAATTTTTTACTAAAAAACTATGAAAGAAGAGTAAAAATAATTACTTATATTTATCAGTTCGAACTATTTAACAAAAAAATTTCTTGCGAAGAGATTTTTAAAAATAATGATCTAGATAAGTGAGAAGTGGCGACTCTTGAATTAATAGAACAAAAATATGATACATTTATTAAAATTGCTAATAAATTTATTGATAAAAATTGAGAATGGCAACGAATATTGCCATTGACTAGAGCAATTATTATTTTTGGTGAATATGAATTACTTTCGAAGGATTCAAAAATTGTAATTAATGAAATGGTTAACATTGCAAAAATTTTTATACCTAATGATGATTATAAATTCATTAATAAGATTTTAGATTTAATTTCAAAACAAGTTTTTAATAAATAA
- the recA gene encoding recombinase RecA: MNKNNNLDLKEEKKILEETLKAIEKRFGHEAIMILGDKPNICPETFSSGSLSIDNALGIGGWPKGRIIEIFGPESSGKTTIALHAIAEVQKEGGIAAFIDAEHSIDPIYARNLGVNINNLILSQPDSGEQALEIVDSLTKSGIIDLIIVDSVAALVPEVELNGEMRDQTIGAQARLMSKALRKITGSLSKNKTTIIFINQIREKIGVIFGNPETTSGGKALKFYSSIRLEARKVQNVTNNGNIYGNQVKCKVVKNKLSAPYKIAQIEIVFSKGISKIAEVINFAEQLEIISKKGSWYSYEGENIAQGINNLEIFLENNKEIYEKIYNQILEKNRQ; encoded by the coding sequence ATGAACAAAAATAATAATTTAGATTTAAAAGAAGAAAAAAAGATTTTAGAAGAAACACTTAAAGCGATTGAAAAAAGATTTGGTCATGAGGCTATTATGATTTTAGGCGATAAACCAAACATATGCCCAGAGACCTTTAGTAGTGGTTCTTTATCCATTGACAATGCTTTAGGAATTGGCGGATGACCTAAAGGAAGAATTATTGAAATATTTGGCCCTGAAAGTAGTGGTAAAACAACAATAGCTTTGCATGCCATTGCTGAAGTTCAAAAAGAAGGTGGAATTGCTGCATTTATTGACGCTGAGCATTCAATTGATCCAATTTATGCTCGAAACTTAGGAGTCAATATTAATAATTTAATTCTTTCACAGCCAGATTCTGGAGAGCAAGCACTGGAAATTGTTGATAGTTTAACAAAATCAGGGATTATTGATTTAATAATTGTTGACTCAGTTGCGGCATTAGTTCCTGAAGTTGAATTAAATGGTGAAATGCGTGATCAGACAATTGGGGCTCAAGCTCGTTTAATGTCAAAAGCACTAAGAAAAATTACTGGTTCACTTTCAAAAAATAAAACAACGATTATATTTATAAATCAAATTCGTGAAAAAATTGGAGTAATCTTTGGTAATCCGGAAACAACATCGGGCGGAAAAGCTTTAAAATTTTATTCTTCAATTCGTTTAGAAGCGAGAAAAGTACAAAATGTTACAAATAATGGCAACATTTATGGTAATCAAGTAAAATGTAAAGTTGTTAAAAATAAACTTTCAGCTCCATATAAAATTGCCCAAATTGAAATTGTATTTTCAAAAGGAATATCAAAAATTGCTGAAGTTATTAATTTTGCTGAACAATTAGAAATTATTAGCAAAAAAGGTTCTTGATATAGTTATGAAGGTGAAAATATTGCTCAAGGAATTAATAATCTTGAAATATTTTTAGAAAATAACAAAGAAATATATGAAAAAATTTATAACCAAATATTAGAAAAAAATAGACAATAA
- a CDS encoding phenylalanine--tRNA ligase subunit beta has product MLFSYKTLCRLANLENVSIEKVVSAINSIGFEVEEYHKFADVEGIKLCHVIKAYKNPNADRLTVCEIEFADGSHSIIQTTATNMKDGDYVMAFVPGSRSKGQVFSARTMQGIVSEGMFVGLSELGFQEEQLPEEHKSGIFQVGKIDLNINPIEYFDLNDYLIDVSILSNRYDSACYLVFARELAAYFNTSLKEIPKPKPVLKSSLHVGELNETNSFILVEANAKNFELDIREKILLWKHGIKTFNNAIDLSNLVLLYTGVPCHVYDKNKLKSNIFSTKFSSENVNILGNHQVKLDNNLVVKNGNDTVAIAATIGIHEFEYDKNSSQAIFELASFNLKEVRKNAKQLKIETNSSNRASREIASGALSMAYDFLCQYLDEYSEQINAPKIRKKTILLDKSYINKLAGFNITKTKKYEEVISKLETLDFKFKSDRSALSFPIYRYDLNTIQDFVEELFRFYGYENFTIKVPKVINTYVNNNVESHFNYFMASKEYLNVKTYTLINPEENIFNPFNFENAYNAEASKNYNHSQIRFSLISSLLNCIVHNQKQGMPKSSFFEIAMIHNQMNVLGIVSDKKTFSEIKKDVISLTNEQLIFKNSNNPIFNPHVSTEIYYQDKMIGYIAKLHPKFNHANLIFAEIMLDKITNLPIKYKKYKHTPLKSRDLTINLAPKESLNEILEKINALKGIHSVEIKDTYFKEDGFKNITITIILEEWATKKFDTDFNK; this is encoded by the coding sequence ATGTTATTTTCATATAAAACACTATGCAGACTAGCTAATTTGGAAAATGTTTCAATTGAAAAAGTTGTTTCAGCAATTAATTCAATTGGATTTGAAGTTGAGGAATATCACAAATTTGCTGATGTTGAGGGTATTAAATTATGTCATGTCATAAAAGCATATAAAAATCCTAATGCTGACCGTCTAACAGTTTGTGAAATTGAATTTGCAGATGGCAGTCATTCAATAATTCAAACTACAGCAACCAATATGAAAGACGGTGATTATGTGATGGCTTTTGTGCCTGGATCACGTTCAAAAGGACAAGTTTTTTCAGCTAGGACTATGCAAGGCATTGTTTCTGAAGGGATGTTTGTTGGTTTATCAGAGCTTGGATTTCAAGAAGAACAATTACCTGAAGAGCATAAAAGCGGTATTTTTCAAGTAGGCAAAATTGATCTAAATATTAATCCGATTGAATATTTTGATTTGAACGATTATTTAATAGATGTATCAATTTTATCTAATCGTTATGATTCAGCTTGTTATTTAGTTTTTGCTCGCGAATTAGCCGCTTATTTTAATACTAGTCTAAAAGAAATTCCTAAACCAAAACCTGTATTAAAATCATCATTACATGTTGGCGAATTAAACGAAACTAATTCATTTATATTAGTTGAGGCCAACGCAAAAAATTTTGAATTAGATATTCGCGAAAAAATCTTATTGTGAAAACATGGAATTAAAACTTTTAATAATGCAATTGATTTAAGTAACTTAGTTTTATTATATACTGGTGTTCCTTGTCATGTTTATGATAAAAATAAATTAAAAAGCAATATTTTTTCAACGAAATTTTCGTCAGAAAATGTCAATATTCTAGGTAATCATCAAGTCAAACTAGATAATAATTTAGTAGTTAAAAATGGCAACGATACAGTAGCAATTGCAGCAACAATAGGTATCCATGAATTCGAATATGATAAGAACTCTTCTCAAGCCATTTTTGAACTAGCTTCATTTAATTTAAAAGAAGTTCGAAAAAATGCAAAACAACTTAAAATAGAAACTAATTCATCAAATCGAGCAAGTCGTGAAATTGCGAGTGGAGCTCTTTCTATGGCATATGATTTTTTATGTCAATATCTAGATGAATACTCTGAACAAATTAATGCTCCTAAAATTCGCAAAAAAACCATTTTGTTAGATAAAAGTTATATTAATAAATTAGCAGGTTTTAACATTACCAAAACCAAGAAATATGAAGAAGTTATTTCAAAATTAGAAACTTTAGATTTTAAATTTAAATCTGACCGTTCTGCACTTAGTTTTCCAATTTATCGATATGATCTTAATACGATTCAGGACTTTGTTGAAGAATTGTTTCGTTTTTACGGATATGAAAATTTCACAATTAAAGTTCCGAAAGTTATAAATACTTATGTTAATAATAATGTTGAAAGCCATTTTAATTATTTTATGGCTTCAAAAGAGTATTTAAATGTCAAAACATACACTTTAATAAACCCTGAGGAAAATATTTTTAATCCCTTTAATTTCGAAAATGCTTATAATGCTGAAGCTTCAAAAAATTATAATCACTCTCAAATTCGTTTTTCATTAATTAGCAGTTTACTTAACTGTATAGTTCATAACCAAAAACAAGGTATGCCAAAAAGTTCGTTTTTTGAAATCGCGATGATTCATAATCAAATGAATGTTTTAGGAATTGTCAGCGATAAAAAAACTTTTTCTGAAATTAAAAAAGATGTTATTTCTTTAACTAATGAGCAATTAATTTTCAAAAATAGTAATAATCCAATTTTTAATCCACATGTTTCAACTGAAATTTATTATCAAGATAAGATGATAGGATATATTGCTAAACTTCATCCAAAATTTAATCATGCTAATTTAATTTTTGCCGAAATTATGTTGGATAAAATTACTAATTTACCAATTAAATACAAAAAATATAAACATACTCCATTAAAATCACGTGATTTAACTATTAATTTAGCACCAAAAGAAAGTCTAAATGAAATATTGGAAAAAATTAATGCTTTAAAAGGAATTCACTCTGTCGAAATTAAAGACACATATTTTAAAGAAGACGGTTTTAAAAATATTACTATTACAATTATTTTAGAAGAATGAGCAACGAAGAAATTTGACACAGATTTTAATAAATAA
- a CDS encoding TIGR00282 family metallophosphoesterase has translation MKKDYLNILFLGDIFGLPGIRFVESELKKIIKKYEIDFVIAQAENVSGRKGFVPKDYRRLKRAGINAFTLGNHVWAKEQINEIINKNELIRPINVDSGYPGSGIRFFDIQGNKVAIMSFMGISFNPLLEPWKQQSANNFFDKFDEVFEKSKADYFIIDFHAETTSEKSVFSLYVDGKVDAILGTHTHVQTNDAHLLPNGTYFVTDVGMCGPRDSAIGSNYQEIYEKMRFNAFSSFKVSKNKSQINGVFFRLTKNKDQKHIELINIQEP, from the coding sequence ATGAAAAAAGACTATCTCAATATATTATTTTTAGGCGATATTTTTGGATTACCAGGAATTAGATTTGTGGAATCTGAATTAAAAAAAATAATAAAAAAATATGAAATCGATTTTGTCATAGCACAGGCTGAGAACGTTTCCGGAAGAAAAGGTTTTGTGCCAAAAGATTATCGCAGACTTAAAAGGGCAGGAATTAATGCCTTTACCTTAGGAAACCATGTATGAGCAAAAGAACAAATAAATGAAATCATCAATAAAAATGAGTTAATTAGACCAATTAATGTTGATAGTGGATATCCTGGTAGTGGCATAAGATTTTTTGACATTCAGGGAAATAAAGTAGCAATAATGTCATTTATGGGAATTTCTTTTAATCCATTACTAGAACCATGAAAACAGCAATCAGCAAATAATTTTTTTGATAAATTTGATGAAGTTTTCGAAAAATCCAAGGCTGATTATTTTATTATTGATTTTCATGCCGAAACAACATCAGAAAAATCCGTTTTCTCATTGTATGTTGATGGTAAAGTTGACGCGATTTTAGGAACCCACACTCATGTTCAAACTAACGACGCACATTTGCTACCCAATGGAACATATTTTGTAACGGATGTTGGAATGTGCGGACCTCGCGATTCTGCGATTGGATCAAATTATCAAGAAATTTATGAAAAAATGCGTTTCAATGCTTTTTCTTCGTTTAAAGTATCAAAAAATAAATCTCAAATTAATGGTGTATTTTTTAGGTTAACTAAAAACAAAGATCAAAAACACATAGAGTTAATAAATATTCAGGAGCCATAA